Proteins encoded by one window of Ascochyta rabiei chromosome 1, complete sequence:
- a CDS encoding Chitin synthase translates to MWEQTGPVVRALLSRADSGEVPDITDPWPVKDIVYVAIVGGVMLAALLEWFLWVAAFTYCLVKVFQKAETISVRLLAVFFGILFFCLRAIFLPIMVVTLPLPAQVVKYFPQQMVDFLQWFAFWSFAGLLTIPWLFCVYQLVTHSVGRAKRIKTVLDEASAPKVVIVMPCYQEIPEILLRTCDSLVDCEYPPSCLHIFLSFDGDQEDELYLNTIEKLGVPLTLDSYPKSIDVIYRSCRITISRFPHGGKRHCQKRTFKLIDKIYTEYLKRNDNLFVLFIDSDCILDKSCIQNFMYEMELKPGSKKNMLAQTGVITSTTEKNSLITLLQDMEYIHGQLFERSVESGCGAVTCLPGALTMLRFSAFRKMAKYYFADKAEQCDDLFDYGKCHLGEDRWLTHLFMIGAQERYQIQMNTGAFCKTEAVQTYKSLLKQRRRWFLGFITNEVCMLTDIRLWRRYPILLIVRFMQNTIRTTALLFFILVISLVSTSQKIANLPVGFIAISLGLNWLLMIYFGAKLGRYKVMLYPLMFVVNPFFNWLYMVYGIFTAGQRTWGGPRADAGTADAKVTPQEAIEKAEATGDDLNVVPETFKAAAEAQKNRPGPVPLLPTADMEGRFAAAERLPNGWYQQGNDSGLTFPNMAPRDPNAPHVPLHPRSSMDSFTSGTSANNSVYMPRRVESFMDPEDARIYHKTQETQKPAGGAFFEEHRQQGPYEVGMSSGKGGYTESVESLSGDSVYDKQQQQRPQQYRNQSNTSPLSAEYGQNDLAAPKAAYSQQNNRDSNGSNRQGRSPLAQESYVRTAPGEELGFEMHQPQSSSLMRDVSPAPLGHSRSDSTDSKKRKRLVKDRK, encoded by the exons ATGTGGGAACAAACTGGTCCCGTTGTTCGCGCCCTTCTGTCTAGGGCGGACTCGGGCGAGGTTCCAGACATCACTGACCCATGGCCAGTCAAGGAC ATTGTCTACGTAGCCATCGTCGGCGGTGTCATGCTTGCTGCTCTGCTCGAATGGTTCCTCTGGGTCGCCGCGTTCACATACTGTCTAGTCAAGGTCTTCCAGAAGGCCGAGACGATCAGTGTCCGTCTTCTGGCTGTTTTCTTCGGcattctcttcttctgccttCG TGCCATCTTCTTGCCCATCATGGTTGTCACCCTCCCTCTACCCGCCCAAGTTGTCAAATACTTCCCCCAGCAAATGGTTGACTTTCTCCAATGGTTCGCTTTCTGGTCGTTTGCTGGTCTCTTGACAATCCCGTGGTTGTTCTGTGTCTACCAACTTGTCACTCACTCGGTCGGTCGCGCCAAGAGGATCAAGACTGTGCTCGACGAGGCTTCCGCGCCCAAGGTCGTCATTGTCATGCCTTGCTACCAGGAAATCCCTGAGATTCTCCTGCGAACTTGCGACTCGCTCGTCGACTGCGAGTACCCGCCTTCGTGTCTGCACATCTTCTTGTCATTCGACGGAGACCAGGAAGACGAGCTCTACTTGAACACCATCGAGAAGCTTGGTGTACCTCTCACCCTCGACTCGTACCCCAAATCTATCGATGTCATCTACCGTAGCTGCCGTATCACCATCTCCCGTTTCCCCCACGGTGGTAAGCGCCACTGCCAAAAGAGGACTTTCAAGCTCATCGACAAGATCTACACTGAGTACCTCAAGCGCAACGACAACCTGTTCGTGCTCTTCATCGACTCCGATTGTATCCTCGACAAGTCTTGCATTCAGAACTTCATGTACGAAATGGAACTCAAGCCTGGCTCCAAGAAGAACATGTTGGCTCAAACCGGTGTCATCACATCCACCACGGAGAAGAACTCGCTCATCACCCTGCTTCAAGACATGGAGTACATTCATGGTCAACTCTTCGAGCGTTCTGTCGAATCTGGATGCGGCGCCGTCACCTGTCTCCCCGGTGCTCTTACCATGTTGCGATTCTCTGCCTTCCGTAAGATGGCCAAGTACTACTTCGCCGACAAGGCTGAGCAGTGCGACGACCTCTTCGATTACGGCAAGTGCCATTTGGGCGAGGATCGTTGGTTGACCCATCTGTTCATGATTGGCGCCCAGGAACGATACCAGATCCAGATGAACACCGGAGCTTTCTGCAAGACCGAAGCCGTGCAGACCTACAAATCGTTGCTCAAGCAGCGTCGCCGCTGGTTCTTGGGTTTCATCACCAACGAAGTTTGCATGTTGACTGATATCCGCCTGTGGAGGCGCTACCCCATCCTGCTGATTGTCCGTTTCATGCAGAACACCATCCGTACCACCgccttgctcttcttcatcTTAGTCATCTCCCTCGTCTCCACTTCGCAGAAGATTGCCAACCTGCCGGTCGGTTTCATCGCCATTTCTCTCGGACTCAACTGGCTTCTCATGATCTACTTTGGTGCCAAGCTCGGCCGCTACAAGGTTATGCTCTACCCCCTCATGTTCGTCGTCAACCCCTTCTTCAACTGGTTATACATGGTTTACGGAATCTTCACCGCTGGTCAACGTACCTGGGGAGGACCCCGTGCTGATGCCGGTACTGCCGACGCCAAGGTCACTCCCCAGGAGGCTATTGAGAAGGCTGAGGCTACGGGCGACGATCTCAACGTTGTCCCCGAAACCTTCAAGGCTGCTGCTGAAGCACAGAAGAACCGCCCCGGCCCTGTCCCTCTGTTGCCCACCGCCGACATGGAGGGACGCTTCGCCGCTGCCGAGAGGTTGCCCAACGGTTGGTACCAGCAAGGAAACGACTCGGGTCTCACCTTCCCCAATATGGCGCCCCGCGACCCCAACGCACCCCATGTTCCCCTGCATCCCCGCTCTTCCATGGACTCGTTCACATCTGGCACTTCCGCCAACAACTCTGTCTACATGCCACGTCGTGTCGAAAGTTTCATGGATCCCGAGGATGCTCGCATTTACCACAAGACTCAGGAGACTCAGAAGCCTGCTGGTGGTGCTTTCTTCGAGGAGCACCGTCAGCAAGGACCTTACGAAGTCGGTATGAGCTCTGGAAAGGGTGGCTACACCGAGTCAGTCGAGTCTCTCTCCGGTGACTCTGTTTACGAcaagcagcaacagcaaaggCCTCAACAATACCGCAACCAGAGCAACACATCGCCATTGTCTGCAGAGTATGGACAAAACGATCTGGCGGCGCCCAAGGCTGCTTACAGCCAGCAGAACAACCGCGACTCCAACGGCTCAAACCGCCAAGGACGCAGCCCTCTCGCACAAGAGAGCTATGTCAGGACCGCACCAGGCGAGGAGCTTGGTTTTGAGATGCACCAACCTCAGAGCAGCAGCTTGATGCGCGACGTATCACCCGCTCCGCTAGGCCACAGCAGAAGTGACTCGACAGATTcgaagaagcgcaagcgcCTCGTTAAGGACCGCAAGTGA